One Gelria sp. Kuro-4 DNA segment encodes these proteins:
- the rnpM gene encoding RNase P modulator RnpM — translation MKERRVPMRLCVGCQQMRPKKELLRVVRTPENKVEVDRTGKKPGRGVYICPVRECLEKAVQGKRLQKALEVDLPPEIIRELEDRLIEI, via the coding sequence ATGAAGGAGCGCCGGGTACCGATGCGCCTTTGTGTCGGTTGTCAGCAGATGCGACCGAAAAAGGAGTTGCTCCGGGTAGTGCGCACCCCCGAGAACAAGGTGGAGGTAGATCGAACCGGCAAGAAACCCGGCCGGGGCGTTTACATCTGCCCCGTGCGGGAGTGCCTGGAGAAGGCGGTGCAGGGAAAAAGGCTGCAGAAGGCCTTGGAGGTGGATCTGCCGCCGGAAATCATCCGGGAACTCGAGGACCGGCTGATCGAGATCTAG
- a CDS encoding ribosomal L7Ae/L30e/S12e/Gadd45 family protein: protein MGLARKAGRLKVGAAACRQALARGEARLVVLACDGSDRTQRTFQELAARAGVPVLCPAGKKQLGHRLGCDEVAVTVITDPSLARAVRQTAPGAGASKTRG from the coding sequence ATGGGCCTGGCGCGTAAGGCCGGCAGGCTTAAGGTGGGCGCCGCGGCCTGTCGCCAGGCGCTCGCCCGGGGCGAGGCAAGGCTGGTTGTCCTGGCCTGCGATGGCAGCGACCGCACGCAGCGAACCTTTCAAGAACTGGCAGCCAGGGCAGGGGTTCCGGTCTTGTGCCCGGCAGGGAAAAAGCAGCTTGGCCACCGGCTGGGATGTGACGAGGTGGCTGTCACCGTAATCACCGACCCTTCACTGGCCCGAGCGGTTCGCCAAACTGCTCCCGGTGCCGGAGCTAGCAAAACACGGGGGTGA